The proteins below come from a single Triticum aestivum cultivar Chinese Spring chromosome 5D, IWGSC CS RefSeq v2.1, whole genome shotgun sequence genomic window:
- the LOC123119589 gene encoding probable methionine--tRNA ligase, giving the protein MASPPPKLPIPGRRNILITSALPYVNNVPHLGNIIGCVLSADVFARYCRLRGYNAIYICGTDEYGTATETKALEEKCSPKEICDKYHVIHDEVYKWFDIKFDKFGRTSAPEQTEVCQAIFHKLMENKWLTENTMQQLYCDTCERFLADRLVEGKCPTEGCNYEAARGDQCENCSKLLNPTELIDPKCKVCKNAPRIRDTDHLFLELPLLSDKLVNYINNTSVAGMWSQNAIQATNAWLKEGLKQRCITRDLKWGVPVPHEKYKDKVFYVWFDAPIGYISITASYTPDWEKWWKDPDNVELFQFMGKDNVPFHTVMFPSTLLGTGENWTMMKTISVTEYLNYEAGKFSKSHGIGVFGNDAKVTNIPSEVWRYYLLMNRPEVSDTLFTWADLQAKLNSELLNNLGNFINRVLSFVAKPAGAGYDSIIPDAPNAESHTLTNALAEKTNKWVEQYLEAMEKVKLKQGLKSAMAISSDGNAYLQESQFWRLYKEDPAACAVVMKTSVGVVYLLACLLEPFMPSFSREVLRQLNMSPDEDLSFCDDKGETAKAKRPWDFVSAGHKIGKPVPLFKELKDEEVEAFRIKFAGSQAERISKAQADAEAKKVAEKLKATKLSEGSSKKKQSGGSKSKTAEDVSVAKLDIRVGLIRKAEKHPDADSLYVEEIDVGEEAPRTVVSGLVKFIPLEEMQNRKVCVLCNLKPVAMRGIKSHAMVLAASNEDHSKVELVEPPESAAVGEKVTFAGFSGEPEASLNAKSKTWEKLSADLHSNGELVACYKDVPFTTLAGVCKVKTIANGDIR; this is encoded by the exons ATGGCGTCACCGCCACCGAAGCTTCCGATCCCCGGCCGCCGCAACATACTCATCACCAGCGCGTTGCCCTATGTCAACAACGTCCCGCACCTGGGGAACATCATAGGAT GTGTGCTCAGCGCCGACGTGTTCGCGCGGTACTGTCGGCTGCGAGGGTACAACGCGATCTACATATGCGGCACCGACGAGTACGGGACGGCCACCGAGACCAAGGCCTTGGAGGAGAAGTGCTCGCCCAAGGAGATCTGTGACAA GTACCATGTTATCCATGACGAGGTTTACAAGTGGTTTGACATAAAGTTTGACAAGTTTGGGCGGACATCCGCTCCTGAACAGACAGAAGTCTGCCAGGCAATTTTCCATAAACTGATGGAAAACAAATGGCTCACGGAGAATACCATGCAGCAG CTTTATTGTGACACGTGTGAACGATTCTTAGCCGATAGGCTCGTGGAGGGGAAATGTCCTACCGAGGGTTGTAACTATGAAGCGGCAAGAGGTGATCAATGTGAAAATTGCAGCAAATTGTTGAACCCAACCGAGTTAATTGATCCAAAGTGCAAG gTCTGTAAGAATGCTCCACGTATTCGTGACACAGATCACTTATTTTTGGAGCTTCCTCTATTGAGTGATAAGTTGGTAAACTATATTAACAACACTTCAGTAGCTGGTATGTGGAGTCAAAATGCTATTCAAGCAACAAACGCATGGTTGAAGGAAGGGTTAAAGCAACGTTGTATCACCAGAGATCTTAAATGGGGAGTTCCTGTTCCACATGAGAAGTATAAAGACAAG GTGTTCTATGTCTGGTTTGATGCACCAATTGGGTACATATCTATCACAGCATCATATACGCCTGATTGGGAGAAGTGGTGGAAGGATCCTGATAATGTAGAGTTGTTCCAGTTCATGGGTAAAGATAATGTGCCATTTCACACG GTCATGTTCCCTTCTACACTACTGGGAACTGGTGAAAACTGGACAATGATGAAGACCATAAGCGTTACTGAATATTTAAACTATGAAGCAG GAAAATTTTCCAAGAGTCATGGTATTGGTGTCTTTGGCAATGATGCGAAGGTTACTAATATTCCGTCTGAAGTATGGCGATACTACTTGCTTATGAACCGCCCTGAG GTATCAGATACACTGTTCACTTGGGCTGATTTACAAGCTAAATTGAACAGCGAGTTGCTGAACAACCTGGGAAACTTCATCAACCGTGTGTTAAGCTTTGTTGCAAAACCAGCTG GAGCTGGATACGACTCCATCATACCTGATGCTCCTAATGCCGAGTCACATACATTGACCAACGCACTTGCAGAAAAAACTAATAAATGGGTTGAACAATATCTTGAAGCAATGGAGAAG GTTAAATTGAAACAAGGACTTAAGAGTGCAATGGCGATTTCTAGTGATGGAAATGCATATTTGCAA GAGAGCCAATTTTGGAGGCTTTATAAAGAAGATCCAGCAGCCTGTGCCGTCGTAATGAAAACTTCAGTTGGTGTTGTCTATCTCCTTGCCTGTCTGCTGGAGCCTTTTATGCCTTCCTTTTCTAGAGAA GTGCTGCGACAATTAAATATGTCCCCAGATGAAGATCTGTCATTCTGTGATGATAAAGGAGAAACTGCCAAGGCTAAAAGACCCTGGGATTTTGTATCAGCAGGACACAAAATAGGAAAGCCAGTGCCTCTATTTAAGGAACTG AAAGATGAAGAAGTTGAGGCGTTTAGGATCAAATTCGCTGGCAGCCAAGCTGAAAGGATCTCAAAGGCACAAGCTGACGCCGAGGCCAAGAAAGTTGCTGAAAAGCTCAAGGCCACAAAATTATCTG AGGGAAGTTCAAAGAAGAAACAATCTGGTGGTTCGAAATCAAAGACAGCAGAGGATGTCTCAGTTGCCAAGCTGGATATTCGGGTAGGGCTTATCAGAAAAGCAGAGAAGCATCCAGATGCCGATTCACTTTACGTAGAAGAGATTGATGTTGGagaagaggcaccaagaacagtgGTTAGCGGCCTTGTCAAATTCATCCCTCTTGAGGAAATGCAG AACCGGAAAGTGTGTGTGCTCTGCAATCTTAAACCGGTGGCAATGCGCGGTATAAAGTCACATGCTATGGTTTTGGCTGCATCGAACGAGGACCACTCAAAG GTCGAGTTGGTTGAGCCTCCAGAATCAGCTGCTGTCGGGGAGAAGGTGACCTTTGCCGGGTTCTCTGGTGAGCCTGAGGCTTCTCTTAACGCTAAAAGCAAAACCTGGGAGAAGTTGTCCGCCGATCTGCACAGCAACGGTGAGCTTGTGGCGTGTTACAAAGATGTCCCGTTCACAACTTTGGCTGGGGTATGCAAGGTCAAGACCATAGCGAATGGGGACATCCGCTAG
- the LOC123119590 gene encoding serine/threonine-protein kinase SAPK9, producing the protein MESGPAGTMGGPLSDVPAMLDGDRYELVRSIGSGNFGVARLMRNRASGELVAVKYIDRGEKIDENVQREIINHRSLRHPNIIRFKEVILTPTHLAIVMEYASGGELFERICTAGRFSVDEARFFFQQLISGVSYCHSMQVCHRDLKLENTLLDGSTTPRLKICDFGYSKSSVLHSQPKSTVGTPAYIAPEVLLKKEYDGKIADVWSCGVTLYVMLVGAYPFEDPENPKNFKVTIQKILGVQYSIPDYIHIPMDCRNLLSRIFVANPATRITIPEIKNHPWFLKNLPADLMDGPTVSNQYEEPDQPMQNMNEIMQIMAEATIPAAGALGINKFLPDGLDLDDDMDDLDSDLDIDMDSSGEIVYAM; encoded by the exons ATGGAGAGCGGGCCGGCGGGCACGATGGGGGGGCCGCTGAGTGACGTGCCGGCGATGCTCGACGGCGACCGGTACGAGCTGGTCCGCAGCATCGGGTCCGGCAACTTCGGTGTCGCCCGCCTCATGCGCAACCGCGCCTCCGGCGAGCTCGTCGCTGTCAAGTACATCGACCGCGGCGAGAAG aTCGATGAGAACGTGCAGAGAGAGATCATCAACCACAGGTCGCTGCGGCATCCCAACATCATCCGCTTCAAGGAG GTTATTCTGACGCCGACGCATCTCGCCATCGTCATGGAGTACGCCTCCGGCGGGGAGCTCTTCGAGCGCATCTGCACTGCCGGCCGATTCAGCGTCGACGAG GCTCGGTTCTTTTTCCAGCAGCTGATATCTGGAGTCAGCTACTGCCACTCCATG CAAGTGTGCCATCGTGACTTAAAGCTCGAGAACACTCTGCTGGATGGAAGCACCACCCCTCGCCTCAAGATATGCGACTTTGGTTATTCCAAG TCATCGGTGCTACATTCTCAACCAAAGTCAACTGTTGGAACTCCGGCATATATTGCCCCTGAAGTTCTGCTCAAGAAAGAATACGATGGCAAG ATTGCCGATGTGTGGTCCTGTGGCGTAACCCTTTACGTGATGTTGGTCGGCGCCTACCCTTTCGAGGATCCAGAAAATCCCAAGAATTTCAAAGTGACAATTCAG AAAATATTAGGTGTTCAGTACTCGATTCCGGACTATATTCACATACCTATGGACTGCCGAAACCTTCTCTCAAGGATCTTTGTTGCCAACCCAGCTACG AGGATCACCATACCTGAGATAAAGAACCACCCATGGTTCCTCAAGAACCTCCCAGCTGACCTCATGGACGGTCCCACAGTGAGCAACCAGTATGAGGAGCCTGACCAGCCGATGCAGAACATGAACGAGATCATGCAGATAATGGCAGAGGCGACCATACCGGCGGCCGGCGCCCTCGGAATCAATAAGTTCCTGCCTGACGGCCTTGACCTCGACGACGACATGGACGACCTGGACTCGGACCTCGACATCGACATGGACAGCAGCGGGGAGATAGTATACGCCATGTAG